The following proteins are co-located in the Psilocybe cubensis strain MGC-MH-2018 chromosome 5, whole genome shotgun sequence genome:
- a CDS encoding Heat-stable 19 kDa antigen — translation MKFSAIFSFALLPAISYALTTSYDTSYDIASQSLATVACSDGPHGLMTKGFTTFGSLPHFPNIGGVPAIQGWNSPSCGTCWKLSYTDGSGVTRSVNILGIDVAVNNFNIGLNAMNTLTGGQAQFLGRVPITATQVASSVCGLNQTVTLELA, via the exons ATGAAATTCTCCGCTATCTTCTCTTTCGCCCTCCTCCCTGCCATCTCCTATGCCTTGACCACGAGCTACGACACATCATACGACATTGCCAGCCAATCCCTGGCCACCGTCGCCTGCTCGGATGGTCCACACGGCCTCATGACCAAAGGATTCACCACATTCGGCTCGCTGCCCCACTTCCCCAACATTGGAGGGGTCCCCGCCATCCAGGGATGGAATTCTCCTAGCTGCGGAACATGCTGGAAGTTGAGCTACACCGACGGCTCAGGCGTGACGAGGAGCGTCAACATTCTTGGAATTGACGTTGCTGTCAACAACTTTAACATCGGGCTCAACGCTATGAACACCTTGACTGGGGGACAAGCTCAGTTCCTTGGAAGGGTTCCTATCACTGCTACTCAGGTCGCTTCTTCGGTTTGCGGACT TAACCAAACTGTGACGTTGGAATTGGCTTGA
- a CDS encoding Neutral trehalase yields MAPALTHPPGATFLDDHHSHSSKPIVDAASYYNSADVHSRSRTYSHSQLHGYNPKRVPAFQEDWHLRPRRLSHDEKTVSGPPRRFLIDVEETIRVVLEQEDTDGDFQISITDAGPKMMALGTATSNGFKTFDIRGTYMLSNLLQELALARDHNRKRIVLDEARLTENPVDRLSRMIKHSFWHSLTRRIDGDGLEIITADPKNRTGRVNPRIYVPHGEPAMAEYYRKVAKEKPHMNLDVQVLPEKPDDPLFVKSLNSKPGLLALAMNEVDDGAGGKTLKGIPFIVPGARFNELYNWDSYFIALGLLVDGQVSMAKGMVEHFIFEIKHYGKILNGSRSYYLCRTQPPFLTDMALQIYNQLDRSDVDANRDWLKRAIQAAIKEYHTIWVAEPRMDPKTGLSRYRPDGLGIPPETEATHFTHILEPYAEKHGLSVLEFSEKYNDGVLKEPELDEYFLHDRAVRESGHDTTYRFEKRCANLGTIDLQCLLYKYEVDIGTAIREVFDDELDLEEDFPLAPFPPSVEAYANPKRESSKSRVQRSDEWFERAEFRRNMIDKYLWNESKGLYFDYDTVTEKQILYESVTAFWALWAGCASEEQCWKLVSRSLKKFEVLGGLVSGTEESRGKISLDRPNRQWDYPFAWPPHQIMTWVGLERYGYLEEAQRLAYRFTYMMTTAFVDFNGVVPEKFDAVKLSHLVDAEYGNQGIDFKMVPREGFGWMNSAFQVGLSFLTTHMRRAVAACTSPEVFFGAGASGVSGESALLTNNLPPSDPLGMAMENLTL; encoded by the exons ATGGCACCAGCCCTCACCCACCCCCCAGGAGCCACCTTCCTCGATGACCACCACAGCCATTCCTCCAAGCCCATTGTCGACGCCGCGTCGTACTACAACAGCGCCGACGTCCACTCTCGCTCCCGGACTTACAGCCAC TCTCAGCTCCACGGTTACAATCCTAAGAGGGTGCCCGCCTTTCAGGAGGACTGGCACTTGCGCCCTCGCCGCCTCTCGCATGACGAAAAGACCGTGTCTGGCCCGCCCCGCCGGTTCCTCATCGACGTAGAAGAGACAATCCGTGTCGTCCTCGAGCAGGAAGATACCGATGGCGACTTCCAAATTAGCATAACCGACGCTGGTCCCAAGATGATGGCGCTAGGAACGGCGACGAGTAACGGATTCAAAACATTCGATATTAGG GGCACGTACATGCTGTCCAATCTCCTTCAGGAGCTCGCCCTCGCCCGGGACCACAACAGGAAGCGCATTGTGCTCGACGAAGCGCGCCTGACCGAAAACCCGGTAGACCGCTTATCAAGGATGATCAAGCACTCATTTTGGCACTCTCTCACCCGCCGTATCGACGGTGACGGTCTGGAAATTATCACAGCAGATCCCAAAAACCGTACTGGGCGTGTCAACCCGCGCATCTATGTTCCCCACGGGGAGCCGGCAATGGCGGAATACTACAGGAAGGTTGCGAAGGAGAAGCCGCACATGAACCTTGACGTGCAGGTATTGCCTGAGAAGCCAGATGATCCGCTCTTTGTGAAAAGCTTGAACTCAAAGCCTGGCCTTTTGGCCCTCGCGATGAACGAGGTTGATGATGGTGCCGGTGGAAAGACATTGAAAGGTATTCCATTCATTGTTCCTGGTGCTCGTTTCAACGAA TTGTACAACTGGGATTCCTACTTTATTGCACTTGGTCTTCTAGTCGACGGACAAGTCAGCATGGCAAAGGGCATGGTGGAGCATTTCATCTTCGAGATTAAGCATTACGGCAAGATTCTTAACGGCAGCAGGAGTTACTACCTCTGTCGTACCCAGCCTCCCTTCCTGACTGATATGGCGCTCCAAATCTACAACCAACTCGACCGGTCTGACGTCGATGCCAACCGGGATTGGCTCAAGCGCGCCATTCAGGCCGCGATCAAGGAGTACCATACCATCTGGGTAGCCGAACCGCGCATGGACCCCAAGACGGGGCTCTCGCGCTACCGTCCCGACGGCTTGGGTATCCCGCCCGAGACTGAGGCGACCCATTTCACACACATCCTCGAGCCGTACGCTGAGAAGCACGGCCTGTCTGTGCTCGAGTTCAGCGAGAAATACAATGACGGCGTGTTGAAAGAGCCTGAGCTTGACGAGTACTTCTTGCACGACCGCGCCGTGCGCGAGTCTGGGCACGACACGACATACCGCTTCGAGAAGCGCTGTGCGAATCTCGGCACGATTGACCTGCAGTGCCTGCTGTACAAGTACGAGGTGGATATCGGGACCGCGATTCGCGAGGTGTTTGACGACGAGCTGGATTTGGAGGAAGATTTCCCCCTCGCGCCGTTCCCGCCATCCGTGGAGGCGTACGCGAACCCCAAGCGGGAGAGCTCGAAGAGCCGCGTCCAGAGGAGTGACGAGTGGTTCGAACGCGCCGAGTTTAGGCGGAATATGATCGACAAGTACCTGTGGAACGAGAGCAAGGGGTTGTATTTCGACTACGATACCGTCACGGAGAAACAGATTCTGTATGAGAGTGTTACAGCATTCTGGGCGCTTTGGGCAGGCTGTGCGAGCGAAGAGCAGTGCTGGAAGCTTGT GTCACGTTcgttgaagaaatttgaAGTTCTCGGTGGTCTCGTATCTGGAACTGAGGAGTCGCGAGGAAAGATCTCCCTCGATCGTCCCAATCGACAGTGGGACTACCC ATTCGCATG GCCACCGCATCAGATTATGACTTGGGTAGGACTCGAACGGTATGGATACCTTGAGGAAGCCCAGCGATTGGCCTACCGTTTCACTTATAT GATGACGACTGCTTTCGTCGACTTCAACGGTGTCGTGCCCGAGAAG TTCGACGCCGTCAAACTCTCACATTTGGTGGACGCCGAATACGGAAACCAAGGTATTGACTTCAAGATGGTCCCCCGTGAGGGCTTTGGCTGGATGAATT CTGCATTCCAGGTAGGATTGTCCTTCCTGACCACGCACATGCGACGCGCAGTTGCAGCTTGCACGAGCCCAGAAGTCTTCTTTGGAGCCGGTGCTAGTGGCGTTAGTGGAGAATCTGCTCTGTTGACGAATAACCTCCCGCCATCGGATCCGTTGGGCATGGCGATGGAGAATTTGACCCTCTGA